Proteins from a single region of Palaemon carinicauda isolate YSFRI2023 unplaced genomic scaffold, ASM3689809v2 scaffold653, whole genome shotgun sequence:
- the LOC137637320 gene encoding uncharacterized protein: MNIALKSHEHGITGTLVSNYTNIGLKSHEHWSQITRTLVSNEHWSLTNIGLKLHEHWSLTNIGLKLHEHWSQITRTLVSNYTNIGLKSHEHWFQIPRTMVSNYTNIGLKLHEHWSLTNIASNYTNTGLKLYELWSQITRTLFSNHTNIGLKSHEHWSQITNHTNISLKLHEHWSQIIRTLVSNYTNIGLKSHEHLSQITRTLVSNEHWSQITRTLVTNYTNIGLILHEHWSQITRTLVSYYTNIGHKSHEHWSQITRTLVSYYTNIGLKSHEHWSQITRTLVLNHTNIGLKLHEHWSQITRRLVSNHTNMESQEHWPQITRTLVSNEHWSQITRRLVSNYTNIGLKSHEHGIIRTLVSNHTNMESQEHWS; this comes from the exons ATGAACATTGCTCTCAAATCACATGAACATGGAATCACAGGAACATTGGTCTCAAATTACACGAACATTGGTCTCAAATCACACGAACATTGGTCTCAAATCACACGAACATTGGTCTCTAACGAACATTGGTCTCTAACGAACATTGGTCTCAAATTACACGAACATTGGTCTCTAACGAACATTGGTCTCAAATTACACGAACATTGGTCTCAAATTACACGAACATTGGTCTCAAATTACACGAACATTGGTCTCAAATCACACGAACATTGGTTTCAAATTCCACGAACAATGGTCTCAAATTACACGAACATTGGTCTCAAATTACACGAACATTGGTCTCTAACGAACATTG CCTCAAATTACACGAACACTGGTCTCAAATTATACGAACTTTGGTCTCAAATCACACGAACATTGTTCTCAAATCACACGAACATTGGTCTTAAATCACACGAACATTGGTCTCAAATCACAAATCACACGAACATTAGCCTCAAATTACACGAACATTGGTCTCAAATTATACGAACTTTGGTCTCAAATTACACGAACATTGGTCTCAAATCACACGAACATTTGTCTCAAATCACACGAACACTGGTCTCAAACGAACATTGGTCACAAATCACACGAACATTGGTCACAAATTACACGAACATTGGTCTCATATTACACGAACATTGGTCTCAAATCACACGAACATTGGTCTCATATTACACGAACATTGGTCACAAATCACACGAACATTGGTCTCAAATCACACGAACATTGGTCTCATATTACACGAACATTGGTCTCAAATCACACGAACATTGGTCTCAAATCACACGAACATTGGTCTTAAATCACACGAACATTGGACTCAAATTACACGAACATTGGTCTCAAATTACACGAAGATTGGTCTCAAATCACACGAACATGGAATCACAAGAACATTGGCCTCAAATCACACGAACATTGGTCTCAAACGAACATTGGTCTCAAATCACACGAAGATTGGTCTCAAATTACACGAACATTGGACTCAAATCACATGAACATGGAATCATACGAACATTGGTCTCAAATCACACGAACATGGAATCACAGGAACATTGGTCTTAA